A region of the Curtobacterium flaccumfaciens pv. betae genome:
CGTCACCGAAGGCGACCGCGAGATCGTGCTGACCGAGCCGGAGACGCTGCCGATGCGGCTCGGCGGGATCACGATGCACCTGCGGCCGCAGAGCTTCTTCCAGACGAACACCGGTGTCGCGACCGAGTTGTACGCGCAGGCGACCGCCTGGATCGACGAGCTCGAACCCGCGTCGATGTGGGACCTGTACTGCGGCGTCGGCGGGTTCGCGCTGCACGCAGCCCGCCCCGGCCGCGTGGTGACCGGCATCGAGACGAGTGCCGAGGCGATCCGCTCCGCCAAGCAGTCCGCTCGTGAAGCCGGCCTCGAGGGTCTCCGGTTCGCCGCTGACGACGCGACCGAGCACGCACTCCGGGCCCGTCCGGACGCGGTGCCCGAGCTCGTCGTCGTGAACCCGCCGCGTCGCGGGATCGGCGAGCGGTTGTCGACCTGGCTCGAGGAGTCGGACGTGCAGCACGTCGTGTACTCGAGCTGCAACCCCGTGACCCTGGCGAAGGACCTGGCACGCATGCCGTCGTTCCGGCTGCGTCGGGCCCGGGTGCTCGACATGTTCCCGCAGACCGGTCACCTCGAGGCCGTGACCCTGCTCACGCGGGGCTGATCCCGAGCGCTGATCGGCATTGCCAGGGAATTGCCAAGGATACGTACCCGGGTACGGCTCGATCACCATGGCCATGGGGATCCGCCCGTTCAGGTTCGGGGTAGGGGTACATAGCATGCACGGGTAGAACCGTTTGTCTCGGTTTGATAACGGTCAAGAGTTTCCTATGGTTGCCGACCGAGGTGCCGCCGGCCCGATGACCACTGCCCCCGGTGGCGCACCCCCACAACTGACCGCGATCGGTCGGGGTGGGCAGTGGATTCCGCAGCAGATGCGGCTCGTGACCCCGGTGGAGCAATCACATGAAGAAGCTTTCCCGTACCCGCACCATCGTCGGTGGCCTGGCGTTCGCCGGCATCGCCGCGACCGGTGTCGGCCTCGCGGCAGCCCCCGCGAACGCAGCGTCCGGTTCGACCTGGGACCAGCTCGCGCAGTGCGAGTCCGGTGGCAACTGGGCCATCAACACCGGCAACGGCTACTACGGCGGCCTGCAGTTCAACCTCGGCACCTGGCAGGCGAACGGTGGCGCGGGCAACCCCGCCTCCGCCAGCCGCGAGGCCCAGATCGCCGTCGCCGAGCGTGTCCTCGCCTCGCAGGGCTGGGGCGCATGGCCCGCCTGCTCCGCCCAGCTCGGGCTGAGC
Encoded here:
- the rlmC gene encoding 23S rRNA (uracil(747)-C(5))-methyltransferase RlmC, yielding MQCDYFDRGVCRSCTLMGQPYADQVLDKELRTRELLHDAVEAAGGPGAVSWSPAITSPESGYRNKAKMVVGGSVQHPTVGILDHRQRGVDLRHCGICTPGIRHALPVLAEFVSTAGLIPYDVAARRGELKYVLVTESPDGELMIRFVLRSEGQLPRLRQHLAALRAALPNAVVVTVNLLPEHKAVTEGDREIVLTEPETLPMRLGGITMHLRPQSFFQTNTGVATELYAQATAWIDELEPASMWDLYCGVGGFALHAARPGRVVTGIETSAEAIRSAKQSAREAGLEGLRFAADDATEHALRARPDAVPELVVVNPPRRGIGERLSTWLEESDVQHVVYSSCNPVTLAKDLARMPSFRLRRARVLDMFPQTGHLEAVTLLTRG